From the genome of Actinacidiphila yeochonensis CN732, one region includes:
- a CDS encoding chromosome segregation SMC family protein has protein sequence MHLKSLTLRGFKSFASATTLRFEPGITCVVGPNGSGKSNVVDALSWVMGEQGAKSLRGGKMEDVIFAGTTGRPPLGRAEVSLTIDNSDGVLPIEYAEVTITRIMFRNGGSEYQINGDTCRLLDIQELLSDSGIGREMHVIVGQGQLDSVLHADPMGRRAFIEEAAGVLKHRKRKEKALRKLDAMQANLARVTDLTGELRRQLKPLGRQAQVARRAAVIQADLRDSRLRLLADDLVTLREALRAEVADEAALKERRDAVEAELAASTRREAQLEEQVRALTPRVNDAQATWYALSQLTERVRGTIGLAEQRHRHATSQPADERRGRDPEDMEREAARVREQEAELEEALDAAERALEDTVAHRSELERRLAEEEARLKAAARAIADRREGLARLNAQVNAARSKAVAAEAEIGRLAAARDEARERAESAQAEYEELRAQVDGLDADDTELDARIEAARAEQAAAEEEYSSARDAAAAAERRRAAVAARRDALAPALRRKDGSGALLAAGERGEGQGGVLSGVLGPAAALLRVAAGYEVPVAAALGAAADAVAVSGPAAAAEALRLLRKEDGGRAALLLAGAPQPDAAPVGAASVAAESGAGSVSVAEPGPASSAASASAPAAGLGAAEPAASTVGAAEAGRVPAPTDGGHRPAAAADHGGSPAPGAVPAPARPERPACRRVRVRPSTWSPGRPNCCRRCGGCCGTPSSSAPWRTPRPWWPPAPS, from the coding sequence GTGCATCTCAAGAGCCTCACGCTGCGCGGCTTCAAGTCGTTCGCCTCGGCGACGACGCTGCGCTTCGAACCCGGAATCACCTGCGTCGTCGGGCCCAACGGCTCCGGCAAGTCGAACGTGGTCGACGCGCTGTCCTGGGTGATGGGCGAGCAGGGCGCCAAGTCGCTGCGCGGCGGCAAGATGGAGGACGTCATCTTCGCCGGCACCACCGGCCGCCCGCCGCTGGGCCGCGCCGAGGTGTCGCTGACCATCGACAACAGCGACGGCGTGCTGCCCATCGAGTACGCCGAGGTGACCATCACGCGGATCATGTTCCGCAACGGCGGCAGCGAGTACCAGATCAACGGCGACACCTGCCGGCTGCTCGACATCCAGGAGCTGCTGTCGGACTCCGGCATCGGCCGCGAGATGCACGTCATCGTCGGGCAGGGCCAGCTCGACTCGGTGCTGCACGCCGACCCGATGGGCCGCCGCGCCTTCATCGAGGAGGCCGCCGGCGTCCTGAAACACCGCAAGCGCAAGGAGAAGGCGCTGCGGAAACTCGACGCCATGCAGGCCAACCTGGCCCGCGTCACCGACCTCACCGGTGAGCTGCGCCGCCAGCTCAAGCCGCTCGGCCGGCAGGCCCAGGTGGCGCGCAGGGCCGCCGTCATCCAGGCCGACCTGCGCGACTCCCGGCTGCGGCTGCTGGCCGACGACCTCGTCACCCTGCGGGAGGCACTGCGGGCGGAGGTCGCCGACGAGGCCGCGCTCAAGGAGCGCCGGGACGCGGTGGAGGCGGAACTGGCCGCGTCCACCCGGCGCGAGGCGCAGCTGGAGGAGCAGGTCCGCGCCCTCACCCCGCGGGTGAACGACGCGCAGGCAACCTGGTACGCGCTCTCCCAGCTGACCGAGCGGGTGCGCGGCACCATCGGCCTGGCCGAGCAGCGCCACCGGCACGCCACCAGCCAGCCCGCCGACGAGCGGCGCGGCCGCGACCCGGAGGACATGGAGCGCGAGGCCGCTCGGGTCCGCGAGCAGGAGGCCGAACTCGAAGAGGCCCTGGACGCCGCCGAACGGGCTCTGGAGGACACCGTCGCCCACCGCTCCGAGCTGGAGCGGCGACTCGCCGAGGAGGAGGCCCGGCTCAAGGCCGCGGCGCGCGCCATCGCGGACCGCCGCGAGGGCCTGGCCCGCCTGAACGCCCAGGTCAACGCCGCCCGCTCGAAGGCCGTCGCGGCCGAGGCGGAGATCGGCCGGCTCGCCGCGGCCCGCGACGAGGCCCGTGAGCGGGCGGAGTCGGCGCAGGCCGAGTACGAGGAGCTGCGCGCCCAGGTCGACGGGCTGGACGCCGACGACACCGAACTCGACGCCCGGATCGAGGCCGCCCGCGCCGAACAGGCCGCGGCCGAGGAGGAGTACAGCTCCGCGCGGGACGCCGCGGCCGCCGCCGAACGCCGCCGGGCGGCGGTGGCGGCCCGCCGCGACGCGCTCGCGCCCGCGCTGCGCCGCAAGGACGGCAGCGGCGCGCTGCTGGCCGCGGGGGAGCGGGGCGAGGGGCAGGGCGGGGTGCTGTCCGGGGTGCTCGGCCCGGCCGCCGCGCTGCTGCGCGTCGCCGCGGGGTACGAGGTGCCGGTCGCGGCGGCGCTGGGGGCGGCGGCGGACGCGGTGGCCGTCTCCGGCCCGGCCGCCGCGGCGGAGGCACTGCGGCTGCTGCGCAAGGAGGACGGCGGCCGGGCCGCGCTGCTGCTGGCAGGCGCCCCGCAGCCGGACGCGGCACCGGTCGGGGCGGCGTCGGTGGCGGCGGAGTCCGGGGCCGGTTCGGTGTCGGTGGCGGAGCCCGGGCCCGCGTCATCGGCGGCCTCGGCGTCCGCCCCGGCTGCGGGGCTCGGAGCCGCGGAGCCCGCCGCGTCCACCGTCGGGGCGGCCGAAGCCGGGCGGGTGCCCGCCCCAACGGACGGCGGGCACCGCCCCGCCGCGGCCGCCGACCACGGCGGGTCGCCGGCGCCGGGCGCTGTCCCCGCCCCCGCCCGGCCGGAGCGTCCGGCCTGCCGCAGGGTGCGCGTCCGGCCGTCGACCTGGTCACCGGGACGGCCGAACTGCTGCCGGCGGTGCGGCGGCTGCTGCGGGACACCGTCGTCGTCGGCTCCCTGGAGGACGCCGAGGCCGTGGTGGCCGCCCGCCCCGAGCTGA
- a CDS encoding AAA family ATPase, which yields MVTGTAELLPAVRRLLRDTVVVGSLEDAEAVVAARPELTAVTAEGDVLSAHLAQGGSAKAPSVLEVQAQVDEATAELERLEREWSGLDERQQAAKERRAAAARSADELGRRRRAAEKEKASVAQQLGRHGGQARAAAGEAERAAAAVLRAEEALAAAREELEELSYRLGEAQEQPGEEEPDTFTRDRLAADGANARQTEMEARLQARTHEERVRSLAGRADSLDRAARAERESRARAERHRARLAYEASVAVAVLAGTRGLLACVQVSLERAEAERVAAERARAEREERLGAERRRGRELKAELDRLTGDVHKGEVLGAEKRLRIEQLEARALEEHGMEPAGLVDEYGPDQPVPPSPPAEGEVLPEDPEHPRNLPRPFARAEQEKRLRAAEKAYAQLGKVNPLALEEFAALEERHKFLTEQLEDLRRTRADLLQVVKDVDERVEQVFAAAFHDTAREFEGVFSRLFPGGEGRLLLTDPENMLTTGVDVEARPPGKKVKRLSLLSGGERSLTAVAMLVSIFKARPSPFYVMDEVEAALDDTNLQRLIRIMEELQQSSQLIVITHQKRTMEVADALYGVSMQGDGVSKVISQRLRDGKRGSSHSGDLGPVQPA from the coding sequence CTGGTCACCGGGACGGCCGAACTGCTGCCGGCGGTGCGGCGGCTGCTGCGGGACACCGTCGTCGTCGGCTCCCTGGAGGACGCCGAGGCCGTGGTGGCCGCCCGCCCCGAGCTGACCGCGGTGACGGCCGAGGGCGACGTGCTCTCCGCCCATCTCGCCCAGGGCGGGTCGGCCAAGGCGCCCAGTGTGCTGGAGGTGCAGGCGCAGGTCGACGAGGCCACCGCGGAGCTGGAGCGGCTGGAGCGGGAGTGGTCCGGGCTCGACGAACGGCAGCAGGCGGCCAAGGAGCGCCGGGCCGCCGCCGCCCGGTCGGCCGACGAACTCGGCAGGCGGCGCCGGGCCGCGGAGAAGGAGAAGGCGTCGGTCGCCCAGCAGCTCGGCCGGCACGGCGGCCAGGCCCGGGCCGCGGCCGGCGAGGCCGAGCGGGCCGCGGCGGCGGTGCTCCGCGCCGAGGAGGCGCTGGCGGCGGCCCGGGAGGAGCTGGAGGAGCTGTCGTACCGGCTCGGGGAGGCGCAGGAGCAGCCCGGCGAGGAGGAGCCGGACACCTTCACCCGCGACCGGCTGGCCGCCGACGGCGCCAACGCCCGCCAGACCGAGATGGAGGCCCGCCTCCAGGCGCGCACCCACGAGGAGCGGGTCAGGAGCCTGGCCGGCCGGGCGGACTCCCTGGACCGGGCCGCCCGGGCCGAGCGGGAGAGCCGGGCGCGTGCCGAGCGGCACCGGGCCCGGCTGGCGTACGAGGCGTCGGTGGCGGTCGCGGTGCTGGCAGGTACCCGCGGCCTGCTGGCGTGTGTTCAGGTCTCGCTGGAGCGGGCCGAGGCCGAACGGGTGGCCGCCGAACGGGCGAGAGCCGAGCGTGAGGAGCGGCTGGGGGCCGAGCGGCGGCGCGGCCGGGAGCTCAAGGCCGAACTGGACAGGCTCACCGGCGACGTCCACAAGGGGGAGGTGCTCGGCGCCGAGAAGCGGCTGCGCATCGAGCAGTTGGAGGCCCGGGCGCTGGAGGAGCACGGCATGGAGCCGGCCGGCCTGGTGGACGAGTACGGCCCGGACCAGCCGGTGCCGCCCTCCCCGCCGGCCGAGGGCGAGGTCCTGCCGGAGGACCCCGAGCACCCGCGCAACCTGCCCCGGCCGTTCGCGCGTGCCGAGCAGGAGAAGCGGTTGCGGGCGGCGGAGAAGGCGTACGCGCAGCTCGGCAAGGTCAACCCGCTGGCCCTGGAGGAGTTCGCGGCCCTGGAGGAGCGGCACAAGTTCCTCACCGAGCAGTTGGAGGACCTGCGCCGCACCCGGGCCGACCTGCTCCAGGTGGTCAAGGACGTCGACGAGCGGGTGGAGCAGGTCTTCGCCGCGGCCTTCCACGACACCGCCCGCGAGTTCGAGGGGGTCTTCTCCCGGCTGTTCCCGGGAGGCGAGGGGCGGCTGCTGCTCACCGACCCGGAGAACATGCTCACCACCGGGGTCGACGTCGAGGCCCGGCCGCCGGGCAAGAAGGTCAAGCGGCTGTCGCTGCTCTCCGGCGGCGAGCGCTCGCTGACCGCGGTGGCCATGCTGGTGTCGATCTTCAAGGCCCGGCCCAGCCCGTTCTACGTGATGGACGAGGTCGAGGCGGCGCTCGACGACACCAACCTCCAACGGCTGATCCGGATCATGGAGGAACTCCAGCAGAGTTCCCAGCTGATCGTGATCACCCACCAGAAGCGCACGATGGAGGTCGCCGATGCCCTGTACGGAGTCTCCATGCAGGGTGACGGAGTCTCGAAGGTGATCAGTCAGCGGTTGCGGGACGGAAAGCGGGGAAGCAGCCATTCGGGTGATCTTGGGCCCGTTCAGCCCGCATGA
- a CDS encoding sugar porter family MFS transporter, with the protein MTSTASAAGTHRQPPSEHLGHVVFITAAAAMGGFLFGYDSSVINGAVEGIRDKYDIGSAALAQVIAIALIGCAIGAATAGRIADRIGRIRCMQIAAVLFFISAIGSALPFALWDLAMWRVIGGFGIGMASVIGPAYIAEVSPPAYRGRLASFQQGAIVLGIAVSQLVNWGILNAANGNQRGHLLGIEAWQLMLGVMVIPAAIYGLLSFAIPESPRYLLTVGREKDARKVLADVEGTDSDLDARVAEIRTAMHREHKASFSDLLTSTRRNFLPIVWIGIGLSAFQQLVGINVAFYYSATLWQSVGINPSSSFFYSFTTSIVNIIGTVIAMIFVDRIGRRPLALIGSSGMAIALALEAWAFSHKHGATLPNTEGTVALIAAHCFVLFFALSWGVVVWVFLGEMFPNKIRAAALGVAASAQWIANWAITASFPSLADWNLSGTYVIYACFAVLSIPFVLAFVKETKGKALEEMG; encoded by the coding sequence GTGACCAGCACCGCATCAGCGGCCGGTACCCACCGGCAGCCACCTTCCGAACACCTCGGCCATGTCGTCTTCATCACCGCCGCCGCGGCCATGGGCGGATTCCTCTTCGGATACGACAGCTCGGTCATCAACGGCGCTGTCGAGGGCATCCGCGACAAGTACGACATCGGCTCCGCCGCCCTGGCGCAGGTCATCGCCATCGCCCTGATCGGCTGCGCCATCGGCGCCGCCACCGCCGGCCGGATCGCCGACCGGATCGGCCGTATCCGCTGCATGCAGATCGCCGCCGTGCTCTTCTTCATCAGCGCCATCGGCTCCGCCCTGCCGTTCGCCCTGTGGGACCTGGCCATGTGGCGCGTCATCGGCGGGTTCGGGATCGGCATGGCCTCGGTGATCGGCCCCGCCTACATCGCCGAGGTCTCGCCGCCGGCCTACCGCGGCCGGCTGGCCTCCTTCCAGCAGGGCGCCATCGTGCTGGGCATCGCCGTCTCGCAGCTCGTCAACTGGGGCATCCTCAACGCGGCCAACGGCAACCAGCGCGGCCACCTCCTCGGGATCGAGGCGTGGCAGCTGATGCTCGGTGTCATGGTGATCCCCGCGGCGATCTACGGCCTGCTGTCCTTCGCCATCCCCGAGTCCCCCCGCTACCTGCTCACCGTGGGCCGCGAGAAGGACGCGCGGAAGGTGCTCGCCGACGTCGAGGGCACGGACAGCGACCTGGACGCCCGGGTGGCGGAGATCCGCACCGCGATGCACCGCGAGCACAAGGCGAGCTTCAGCGACCTGCTCACCTCGACGCGGCGGAACTTCCTGCCGATCGTGTGGATCGGCATCGGCCTGTCCGCCTTCCAGCAGCTGGTCGGCATCAACGTGGCGTTCTACTACTCCGCGACGCTGTGGCAGTCCGTCGGGATCAACCCCAGCAGCTCGTTCTTCTACTCCTTCACCACGTCCATCGTGAACATCATCGGCACGGTGATCGCGATGATCTTCGTGGACCGGATCGGCCGCCGCCCGCTGGCGCTGATCGGCTCGTCCGGCATGGCCATCGCGCTGGCCCTGGAAGCGTGGGCGTTCTCCCACAAGCACGGCGCCACCCTGCCCAACACCGAGGGCACGGTCGCCCTGATCGCCGCCCACTGCTTCGTGCTCTTCTTCGCCCTGTCCTGGGGCGTGGTGGTCTGGGTCTTCCTCGGCGAGATGTTCCCGAACAAGATCCGCGCCGCCGCCCTCGGCGTGGCCGCCTCGGCCCAGTGGATCGCCAACTGGGCCATCACGGCGAGCTTCCCGAGCCTGGCGGACTGGAACCTGTCGGGCACCTACGTGATCTACGCGTGCTTCGCCGTACTCTCCATCCCCTTCGTGCTCGCCTTCGTCAAGGAGACCAAGGGCAAGGCCCTGGAGGAGATGGGGTAG
- a CDS encoding bifunctional DNA primase/polymerase, with the protein MVFTIGSMREMRQHRTTVRGAVRAAALSGVRAGRRRSHTALCGTVAEYTGRCGWAVVPGARAVRGGGACSCGRDGCPLPGAHPLDPAAELPPGADLELAERLWERMPGASVLLPTGRSFDVIDVAEAPGRRALDRLERMGLRLGPVLLTPTGRAQFFVAPGAAAELPHLLYRMGWDDARLDLRCLGRGEHVTAPPSDFAGLGPVRWLREPRQDGERQPPEARLLLGTLAYVSHRARVHA; encoded by the coding sequence ATGGTGTTCACGATCGGCAGCATGCGCGAGATGCGGCAGCACCGGACCACCGTGCGCGGGGCCGTACGGGCCGCGGCACTCTCCGGTGTACGGGCAGGCCGGCGCCGGTCGCACACCGCCCTCTGCGGCACCGTGGCCGAGTACACCGGCCGGTGCGGCTGGGCGGTGGTGCCGGGGGCGCGGGCCGTCCGCGGCGGCGGCGCCTGCTCGTGCGGCCGGGACGGCTGTCCGCTGCCGGGCGCGCACCCCCTGGACCCTGCCGCGGAGCTGCCGCCGGGCGCGGATCTCGAACTGGCGGAGCGGCTCTGGGAGCGGATGCCCGGGGCGTCGGTGCTGCTGCCCACCGGGCGGTCCTTCGACGTGATCGACGTGGCGGAGGCGCCCGGCCGCCGGGCGCTGGACCGGCTGGAGCGGATGGGACTGCGGCTGGGTCCGGTGCTGCTGACGCCGACCGGCCGGGCGCAGTTCTTCGTGGCGCCGGGTGCCGCCGCCGAACTGCCGCACCTGCTGTACCGGATGGGCTGGGACGACGCCCGGCTGGACCTGCGGTGCCTGGGCCGCGGCGAGCATGTCACCGCTCCCCCGTCGGACTTCGCGGGGCTCGGCCCGGTGCGGTGGCTGCGCGAGCCGCGCCAGGACGGGGAGCGCCAGCCCCCGGAGGCCCGGCTGCTGCTGGGCACCCTGGCGTACGTGTCGCACCGCGCCCGCGTGCACGCCTAG
- the ftsY gene encoding signal recognition particle-docking protein FtsY, whose translation MEIVILVVVIALVVVLGAGGLVIGSRRRKQQLPPPPSSPTITRPPAEPHVGEEAETPKEESPRTIEEVGLPGATAAPEAVEEVPVPEQPVIEQPEPAAGRLVRLRSRLSRSQNSLGKGLLTLLSRERLDEDTWEEVEETLLTADVGVTPTQELVDRLRTRVRVLGTRHPEELRQLLREELLTLVDPTLDRALKTDSHEESPAVLLVVGVNGTGKTTTTGKLARVLVAEGHSVLLGAADTFRAAAADQLQTWGERVGARTVRGPEGGDPASIAFDAVKEGIATGADTVLIDTAGRLHTKTGLMDELGKVKRVVEKHGPVDEVLLVLDATTGQNGLVQARVFAEVVDITGIVLTKLDGTAKGGIVVAVQRELGVPVKLIGLGEGADDLAPFEPEAFVDALIGG comes from the coding sequence ATGGAAATCGTGATCCTTGTCGTCGTCATCGCCCTGGTCGTGGTCCTCGGGGCCGGCGGGCTCGTCATCGGCAGCCGCCGCAGGAAGCAGCAGCTGCCGCCCCCGCCGAGCAGCCCCACGATCACCAGGCCCCCCGCCGAACCGCACGTGGGCGAGGAGGCCGAGACTCCCAAGGAGGAGTCCCCCCGCACCATCGAGGAGGTCGGCCTGCCCGGCGCGACCGCCGCGCCCGAGGCGGTCGAGGAGGTGCCGGTCCCGGAGCAGCCCGTCATCGAGCAGCCCGAGCCGGCCGCCGGACGGCTGGTGCGGCTGCGCTCCCGGCTCTCCCGCTCCCAGAACTCCCTCGGCAAGGGCCTGCTGACCCTGCTTTCGCGGGAGCGGCTGGACGAGGACACCTGGGAGGAGGTCGAGGAGACCCTCCTGACCGCCGACGTCGGCGTCACCCCCACGCAGGAGCTCGTGGACCGGCTGCGCACCCGGGTGCGCGTCCTGGGCACCCGGCACCCCGAGGAGCTGCGGCAGCTGCTGCGCGAGGAGCTGCTCACGCTCGTCGACCCGACCCTCGACCGCGCCCTGAAGACCGACAGCCACGAGGAGTCGCCGGCCGTCCTGCTGGTCGTCGGCGTCAACGGCACCGGCAAGACCACCACGACCGGCAAGCTCGCCCGGGTGCTCGTCGCCGAGGGCCACAGCGTGCTGCTGGGCGCCGCCGACACCTTCCGGGCCGCCGCCGCCGACCAGCTCCAGACCTGGGGCGAACGGGTCGGCGCCCGCACCGTCCGCGGCCCCGAGGGCGGCGATCCCGCGTCCATCGCCTTCGACGCGGTCAAGGAGGGCATCGCGACCGGCGCCGACACCGTCCTCATCGACACCGCCGGCCGGCTGCACACCAAGACCGGCCTCATGGACGAGCTGGGCAAGGTCAAGCGGGTCGTGGAGAAGCACGGCCCCGTCGACGAGGTGCTCCTGGTCCTCGACGCCACCACCGGCCAGAACGGCCTGGTGCAGGCGAGAGTCTTCGCCGAGGTGGTGGACATCACCGGCATCGTCCTCACCAAGCTCGACGGCACGGCCAAGGGCGGCATCGTCGTCGCCGTTCAGCGCGAGCTGGGCGTCCCCGTCAAGCTGATCGGGCTCGGCGAGGGCGCGGACGACCTCGCGCCCTTCGAGCCGGAGGCGTTCGTGGACGCCCTCATCGGCGGCTGA